Proteins from one Caulobacter sp. 73W genomic window:
- a CDS encoding GNAT family N-acetyltransferase codes for MFVSPAIEADLDEVVALVNSAYRGKSEGWTTEDDYIDGQRTDGVILRDDLAANPQAVLLLLRDVASGPILGTVWLEPAGDGAWYLGMFTVRPDLQDRRLGRGLLEQAEAHAREHGATRMRMTVVHVRDTLIAWYQRRGYALTGETQAFPHGDERFGKPRRDDLHFVVMEKAL; via the coding sequence ATGTTCGTCTCGCCTGCTATTGAAGCCGACCTCGACGAGGTCGTCGCGCTGGTTAATTCCGCCTATCGAGGCAAGTCCGAGGGGTGGACGACCGAGGACGACTATATCGACGGCCAGCGCACGGACGGCGTCATCCTGCGCGACGACCTGGCGGCCAACCCGCAGGCGGTGTTGTTGCTCCTGCGCGACGTGGCGAGTGGGCCGATCCTGGGCACGGTGTGGCTGGAGCCGGCGGGCGACGGGGCTTGGTATCTGGGCATGTTCACCGTCCGCCCGGACCTGCAGGATCGCCGGCTTGGGCGCGGCTTGCTGGAGCAGGCCGAGGCCCACGCACGCGAACACGGCGCGACGCGGATGCGCATGACCGTGGTCCATGTCCGCGACACCCTGATCGCCTGGTACCAGCGCCGGGGCTACGCCCTGACCGGCGAGACGCAGGCCTTCCCCCACGGGGACGAACGCTTCGGCAAGCCCAGGCGCGACGACCTGCACTTCGTGGTGATGGAAAAGGCGCTTTAG
- the prfA gene encoding peptide chain release factor 1: MRLPQARLDQVLDRFREVEARMGAATDGGEIVKLSKEHAELKPVAEAVEALAKAEAERGDLEEMLKSGDADMAALARDELDALDERLPKMQRDLALMLAPKDKDENASAILEVRAGTGGDEAALFAGDLFRMYQRYASLQGWRVEIDSVSEGEMGGYKEIIASVTGDGVFGRWKFESGVHRVQRVPATEAQGRIHTSAATVAVLPEAEDVEIEINESDLRIDTYRSSGAGGQHVNKTDSAVRITHLPTGVVVTSSEKSQHQNRARAMKNLKARLYDMQREALDTARSDARKSQVGSGDRSERIRTYNFPQGRVTDHRINLTLYNLARVIEGDALDDVIKPLIAEDQAARLASLEDSF, translated from the coding sequence ATGCGTCTGCCCCAAGCCCGTCTCGATCAGGTCCTAGACCGTTTCCGCGAAGTCGAAGCCCGTATGGGCGCGGCCACGGACGGCGGCGAAATCGTCAAGCTGTCCAAGGAACACGCCGAGCTGAAGCCGGTGGCCGAGGCCGTCGAGGCCCTGGCCAAGGCCGAGGCCGAGCGCGGCGACCTGGAAGAGATGCTGAAGTCCGGCGACGCCGACATGGCCGCCCTGGCCCGCGACGAGCTGGACGCCCTGGACGAGCGTCTGCCGAAGATGCAGCGCGACCTGGCCCTGATGCTGGCCCCCAAGGACAAGGACGAGAACGCGTCCGCCATCCTGGAAGTGCGCGCCGGCACCGGCGGCGACGAGGCGGCCCTGTTCGCCGGCGACCTGTTCCGCATGTACCAGCGCTACGCCTCGCTCCAGGGCTGGCGGGTGGAGATCGACAGCGTCTCCGAAGGCGAAATGGGCGGCTACAAGGAGATCATCGCCTCGGTCACAGGCGACGGCGTGTTCGGCCGCTGGAAGTTCGAAAGCGGCGTCCACCGCGTGCAGCGCGTGCCGGCAACCGAGGCCCAAGGCCGCATCCACACCAGCGCCGCCACCGTCGCCGTCCTGCCCGAGGCCGAGGACGTCGAGATCGAGATCAACGAAAGCGACCTGCGGATCGACACCTACCGCTCGTCCGGCGCCGGCGGCCAGCACGTCAACAAGACCGACTCGGCCGTGCGCATCACCCACCTTCCGACCGGCGTCGTCGTGACCTCCTCGGAGAAGTCGCAGCATCAGAACCGCGCCCGCGCCATGAAGAACCTGAAGGCGCGCCTTTACGACATGCAACGCGAGGCCCTGGACACCGCCCGCTCCGACGCCCGCAAGAGCCAGGTCGGCAGCGGCGACCGCTCCGAACGCATCCGCACCTACAACTTCCCGCAGGGCCGGGTGACCGACCACCGCATCAACCTGACGCTCTACAACCTGGCGCGGGTGATCGAGGGCGACGCCCTGGACGACGTCATCAAGCCGCTGATCGCCGAGGATCAGGCGGCGCGCTTAGCGTCCCTGGAAGACAGCTTCTAA
- the ispG gene encoding flavodoxin-dependent (E)-4-hydroxy-3-methylbut-2-enyl-diphosphate synthase produces MSVQDHTHVRPWRMIDRRKSRKIRVGSVEVGGDAPISVQSMTNTVTADAAATIDQIRQLEEAGADIVRVSCPDVESTAAFKAIAKAAKVPLVADIHFHYKRGIEAAQAGAACLRINPGNIGSPDRVREVVQAAKDHGCSIRIGVNAGSLERELLERYGEPCPEAMVESALNHARILQDHDFHEFKISVKASDPFLTVAAYQQLADAIDCPLHLGVTEAGALRTGTVKSAIGMGSMLWAGIGDTIRVSLAADPVEEVKVGFDILKSLGLRHRGVNIIACPSCARQGFNVIKTVEALEERLAHISTPLSLSIIGCVVNGPGEALMTDIGFTGGGAGSGMIYMAGKPDHKQSNDGMIDHIVELVEKRAAEIEAAKAATAVAAE; encoded by the coding sequence CACACCCACGTCCGCCCCTGGCGGATGATCGACCGCCGCAAGAGCCGCAAGATCCGCGTCGGCTCCGTCGAGGTCGGCGGCGATGCGCCGATCAGCGTCCAGTCGATGACCAACACCGTGACCGCCGACGCGGCCGCGACCATCGACCAGATCCGTCAATTGGAAGAGGCCGGCGCCGACATCGTCCGCGTCTCCTGCCCCGACGTGGAATCCACGGCCGCGTTCAAGGCCATCGCCAAGGCGGCCAAGGTCCCGCTCGTGGCGGACATCCACTTCCACTACAAGCGCGGCATCGAGGCGGCCCAGGCGGGCGCCGCCTGCCTGCGCATCAATCCGGGCAACATCGGCAGCCCCGACCGCGTGCGCGAGGTCGTCCAGGCGGCCAAGGACCACGGCTGCTCCATCCGCATCGGCGTCAACGCCGGCTCGCTGGAACGTGAGCTGCTGGAGCGCTACGGCGAGCCCTGCCCCGAGGCCATGGTCGAAAGCGCGCTGAACCACGCGCGCATCCTGCAGGACCACGACTTCCACGAGTTCAAAATCTCGGTGAAGGCGTCCGATCCCTTCCTCACCGTCGCGGCCTACCAACAGCTGGCCGACGCCATCGACTGCCCCCTGCACCTGGGCGTGACCGAGGCCGGCGCCCTGCGCACCGGCACGGTGAAAAGCGCCATCGGCATGGGCTCGATGCTGTGGGCCGGCATCGGCGACACCATCCGCGTCAGTCTCGCCGCTGACCCGGTGGAAGAGGTCAAGGTCGGCTTCGACATCCTCAAGTCGCTGGGCCTGCGCCACCGCGGCGTGAACATCATCGCCTGCCCGTCCTGCGCCCGTCAGGGCTTCAACGTCATCAAGACTGTGGAGGCCCTGGAAGAGCGTCTGGCCCACATCTCCACGCCCCTGTCCCTGTCGATCATCGGCTGCGTCGTGAACGGTCCGGGCGAAGCCCTGATGACCGACATCGGTTTCACCGGCGGCGGCGCGGGCTCCGGCATGATCTACATGGCCGGCAAGCCTGACCATAAGCAGTCCAACGACGGCATGATCGACCACATCGTCGAGCTGGTCGAAAAGCGCGCCGCCGAGATCGAAGCCGCCAAGGCCGCCACCGCCGTCGCGGCGGAGTAG